One part of the Malus sylvestris chromosome 2, drMalSylv7.2, whole genome shotgun sequence genome encodes these proteins:
- the LOC126588682 gene encoding uncharacterized protein LOC126588682 isoform X3 gives MGAAESTLSSSQWPADEITTVSERPETADPVLEKLKSLKISTPLLSSPPEEGSLTDILVRKPSSSSVPSVLDSKVLLELFSMYREWEEDNVQKMSKRQEEIENKIDVTDALAAKLLQRFNYSVSAMKISSQHLSEVHSLQVEIGELKGRLTEVISNRDALCRRICVEGPESLRSSIKPFAVCTTGQEIQSSSSSSDLQRDPDRSLPSAEASGCPLKE, from the exons ATGGGAGCCGCAGAATCCACACTCTCAAGCTCACAG TGGCCGGCCGACGAAATCACCACCGTGTCGGAGCGACCAGAAACCGCTGATCCCGTCTTGGAAAAGCTCAAATCCCTTAAAATT TCGACTCCCCTACTGAGTTCGCCCCCGGAAGAGGGCAGCTTGACCGACATTTTAGTTAGGAAGCCTTCGTCTTCTTCAGTGCCAA GTGTTTTGGATTCGAAAGTGCTATTGGAACTCTTCTCGATGTACCGTGAGTGGGAGGAGGATAATGTCCAGAAGATGAGCAAAAGACAG GAAgagatagaaaataaaatagacGTTACGGATGCTTTGGCTGCTAAACTTCTTCAACGTTTTAATTATTCAGTGTCAGCAATGAAGATATCTTCACAACATTTATCGGAAG TCCATTCGTTGCAGGTGGAGATTGGGGAGCTTAAAGGAAGGTTAACAGAGGTCATTAGTAACCGCGATGCACTGTGCCGGAGAATATGTGTTGAAGGACCAGAATCCCTCCGGTCATCCATCAAGCCGTTTGCTGTCTGCACCACCGGCCAAGAAATCCAATCTAGCTCAAGCTCTTCCGATCTGCAAAGAGATCCGGACCGAAGCCTACCCTCTGCCGAAGCCAG
- the LOC126588682 gene encoding uncharacterized protein LOC126588682 isoform X2, with product MGAAESTLSSSQWPADEITTVSERPETADPVLEKLKSLKISTPLLSSPPEEGSLTDILVRKPSSSSVPSVLDSKVLLELFSMYREWEEDNVQKMSKRQEEIENKIDVTDALAAKLLQRFNYSVSAMKISSQHLSEVHSLQVEIGELKGRLTEVISNRDALCRRICVEGPESLRSSIKPFAVCTTGQEIQSSSSSSDLQRDPDRSLPSAEARSVMRSLFANDDSNGIIRGSTP from the exons ATGGGAGCCGCAGAATCCACACTCTCAAGCTCACAG TGGCCGGCCGACGAAATCACCACCGTGTCGGAGCGACCAGAAACCGCTGATCCCGTCTTGGAAAAGCTCAAATCCCTTAAAATT TCGACTCCCCTACTGAGTTCGCCCCCGGAAGAGGGCAGCTTGACCGACATTTTAGTTAGGAAGCCTTCGTCTTCTTCAGTGCCAA GTGTTTTGGATTCGAAAGTGCTATTGGAACTCTTCTCGATGTACCGTGAGTGGGAGGAGGATAATGTCCAGAAGATGAGCAAAAGACAG GAAgagatagaaaataaaatagacGTTACGGATGCTTTGGCTGCTAAACTTCTTCAACGTTTTAATTATTCAGTGTCAGCAATGAAGATATCTTCACAACATTTATCGGAAG TCCATTCGTTGCAGGTGGAGATTGGGGAGCTTAAAGGAAGGTTAACAGAGGTCATTAGTAACCGCGATGCACTGTGCCGGAGAATATGTGTTGAAGGACCAGAATCCCTCCGGTCATCCATCAAGCCGTTTGCTGTCTGCACCACCGGCCAAGAAATCCAATCTAGCTCAAGCTCTTCCGATCTGCAAAGAGATCCGGACCGAAGCCTACCCTCTGCCGAAGCCAG
- the LOC126588483 gene encoding uncharacterized protein LOC126588483 isoform X2 yields MRPRKADASKPPTAKKTPPARKTATRPQPAAYPPDLEVDTPKTVETKRACAGRVKQAKKNETTPPADSKSPKPSAEGTEGSAGTAKVAPAAKVGVARKVPAKRSPVKLKTSAKSVSPLTPKLGGSGKGELDAVNKGQAADGSDVEVTEKKPVAENVGESAKKGESVVEVEVSTVENVGEPATIKQTIVEVKVNSDEVEEDPEEEEDPVEEEDPIEEEDSVEAVESVAGEISESSEIACDIKEGVEVIEEEGPIKEEDPIEAEKSLVAEVSKYSENEPARDVKEGVEVKEDHKEKLERVDVKGDQEESVDDGDEVETCVEATNKVENAKEGLQGEDIERAKEVFNGDEQMEDYGEKLDLGEHVEEELPEDDAEDPAEETERLADEHKEFTAIANERKMRKEREIFLGGLDRDAVEEDVRRVFERIGGIVEVRLHKNPSSNKNKGYAFVEFENKEYARRALSEMKNPVIRGRRCGTAPSEDNDTLFVGNICNTWTKEAIKQKLKDYGVEGVENINLVPDVQSDGLSRGFAFIEFSCHGEAMLAYKRLQQPDAIFGHTERTAKVAFAEPIREPDPEIMSQVKSVFVDGLPPHWDEDKVREQFKCYGEILRVVLARNMSTAKRRDFGFVDFSTHESAVAFVDSINSIGLEDGNSKVKVKARLSNPLPKTQAVKGGMCGGFRIGRGGGSGIFPRSGRGFGRGGDHFNRANFQPHRHFYRGGRGQTGRMGFQNEYDFDYPYEFHGRGGRRGSFRGGRYGFDGGAPVAAPPSRPYTNRPWHDAPDRGYGMHIPPRMHPYSPGPGHLDGPFMGVHFDDPYFYDDNAHGIKRPFHMRDYDHDYSEPSSRRPRLDYTDPAASFRGNHYRDTYGAGSSAYPHDYYGPEYNSGPYSSYYGSNYSYGGGRYC; encoded by the exons ATGAGACCTCGCAAGGCAGACGCCTCCAAACCGCCGACCGCTAAGAAAACGCCGCCGGCGAGGAAAACCGCCACTAGGCCACAGCCGGCGGCTTACCCGCCGGACTTAGAAGTGGACACTCCGAAAACCGTCGAAACAAAGCGCGCTTGTGCCGGCCGGGTGAAGCAGGCCAAGAAGAACGAAACGACACCGCCTGCTGATTCGAAGTCCCCCAAACCATCAG CTGAGGGGACTGAGGGATCAGCTGGTACTGCTAAGGTGGCACCGGCGGCGAAAGTTGGTGTGGCGAGAAAAGTACCTGCGAAAAGGTCGCCGGTGAAACTTAAGACATCAGCTAAATCTGTTTCACCTCTGACACCGAAATTGGGGGGATCGGGGAAGGGGGAACTAGATGCAGTGAACAAGGGGCAGGCGGCAGATGGTAGTGATGTGGAAGTCACAGAGAAGAAACCGGTTGCTGAGAATGTTGGGGAGTCTGCAAAGAAGGGCGAAAGCGTTGTGGAAGTTGAAGTAAGCACTGTTGAGAATGTTGGAGAGCCTgcaacaatcaaacaaacaatcgTTGAAGTAAAAGTAAACTCAGATGAAGTTGAAGAGGATCCCGAAGAGGAAGAGGATCCTGTTGAGGAGGAGGATCCTATCGAGGAAGAGGATTCCGTTGAGGCAGTAGAATCAGTAGCTGGGGAGATTTCAGAGTCTTCTGAGATAGCTTGTGATATAAAAGAGGGAGTGGAAGTGATTGAGGAAGAGGGTCCTATCAAGGAAGAGGATCCCATTGAGGCAGAAAAATCTTTAGTTGCGGAGGTTTCAAAGTATTCTGAGAACGAACCAGCTCGTGATGTAAAAGAGGGAGTGGAAGTGAAAGAAGACCATAAGGAGAAGTTGGAGAGAGTAGATGTGAAAGGAGATCAGGAGGAGTCAGTGGATGATGGAGATGAAGTCGAGACCTGTGTTGAGGCTACTAACAAGGTAGAAAATGCCAAAGAGGGGTTACAAGGAGAAGATATTGAGCGTGCTAAAGAGGTGTTTAATGGTGATGAGCAGATGGAAGATTATGGTGAAAAATTGGATCTGGGAGAACATGTAGAGGAGGAACTTCCTGAGGATGATGCAGAGGATCCTGCAGAAGAAACTGAGAGATTGGCTGATGAACATAAGGAATTTACAGCCATTGCAAATGAACGCAAGATGAGGAAAGAACGTGAGATATTTCTTGGTGGGCTTGATCGGGATGCTGTGGAGGAAGATGTGAGAAGGGTCTTCGAGAGGATTGGAGGGATAGTTGAAGTTAGGTTACACAAGAATCCTTCATCTAATAAGAACAAGGGTTATgcatttgtggagtttgaaaatAAGGAGTATGCAAGGCGGGCTTTGTCTGAAATGAAAAACCCTGTT ATACGGGGGAGGCGATGTGGGACAGCACCTAGTGAGGACAATGACACATTGTTTGTGGGTAATATATGCAATACCTGGACAAAGGAAGCT ATTAAACAGAAACTGAAGGATTATGGTGTGGAAGGTGTTGAGAATATAAATCTTGTCCCAGATGTTCAAAGTGATGGGTTGAGCCGTGGTTTTGCATTTATTGAATTCTCTTGTCATGGTGAAGCTATGCTTGCATACAAGAGGCTTCAGCAGCCCGATGCTATATTTGGCCACACTGAAAGAACTGCCAAAGTGGCTTTTGCTGAACCTATACGTGAGCCTGACCCAGAGATCATGTCCCAAGTGAAGTCCGTATTTGTGGATGGGCTTCCACCTCATTGGGATGAGGACAaagttagagagcaatttaaATGCTATGGAGAAATCTTACGCGTTGTTCTGGCTCGGAATATGTCTACAGCCAAGCGGAGGGATTTTGGATTTGTTGATTTCTCTACCCATGAATCTGCTGTGGCCTTTGTTGATAGTATAAATAGCATAGGACTGGAGGATGGGAATTCAAAG GTAAAAGTGAAAGCAAGACTTTCAAATCCTTTGCCTAAAACTCAGGCTGTGAAGGGTGGAATGTGCGGTGGATTTCGAATTGGTCGTGGTGGTGGTAGTGGGATCTTTCCAAGATCTG GACGGGGTTTTGGTCGTGGTGGAGATCATTTCAACCGTGCAAATTTCCAACCCCACAGACATTTCTATCGTGGTGGACGTGGTCAAACTGGCAGGATGGGTTTCCAGAATGAATATGACTTCGATTACCCATACGAGTTTCATGGACGAG GGGGAAGAAGGGGCTCTTTCAGGGGTGGCCGTTATGGATTTGATGGAGGTGCTCCAGTTGCTGCACCACCATCAAGACCCTACACAAATCGACCTTGGCATGATGCCCCTGATAGAGGCTATGGTATGCATATTCCTCCTAGGATGCATCCATATTCTCCAGGTCCAGGACATCTTGATGGACCATTCATGGGGGTTCATTTTGATGATCCTTATTTTTATGATGATAACGCACATGGAATAAAACGTCCATTTCATATGAGA GACTATGATCATGACTACTCGGAGCCTAGTAGTCGTCGCCCACGGTTGGATTACACTGATCCAGCAGCTTCGTTTCGAGGAAACCATTATAGGG ATACGTATGGAGCTGGCAGCAGTGCCTACCCTCATGATTATTATGGTCCCGAA TATAATTCTGGTCCATATTCATCTTATTACGGGAGCAATTACTCATATGGAGGTGGCCGCTACTGTTAG
- the LOC126588483 gene encoding uncharacterized protein LOC126588483 isoform X1, whose translation MRPRKADASKPPTAKKTPPARKTATRPQPAAYPPDLEVDTPKTVETKRACAGRVKQAKKNETTPPADSKSPKPSVAEGTEGSAGTAKVAPAAKVGVARKVPAKRSPVKLKTSAKSVSPLTPKLGGSGKGELDAVNKGQAADGSDVEVTEKKPVAENVGESAKKGESVVEVEVSTVENVGEPATIKQTIVEVKVNSDEVEEDPEEEEDPVEEEDPIEEEDSVEAVESVAGEISESSEIACDIKEGVEVIEEEGPIKEEDPIEAEKSLVAEVSKYSENEPARDVKEGVEVKEDHKEKLERVDVKGDQEESVDDGDEVETCVEATNKVENAKEGLQGEDIERAKEVFNGDEQMEDYGEKLDLGEHVEEELPEDDAEDPAEETERLADEHKEFTAIANERKMRKEREIFLGGLDRDAVEEDVRRVFERIGGIVEVRLHKNPSSNKNKGYAFVEFENKEYARRALSEMKNPVIRGRRCGTAPSEDNDTLFVGNICNTWTKEAIKQKLKDYGVEGVENINLVPDVQSDGLSRGFAFIEFSCHGEAMLAYKRLQQPDAIFGHTERTAKVAFAEPIREPDPEIMSQVKSVFVDGLPPHWDEDKVREQFKCYGEILRVVLARNMSTAKRRDFGFVDFSTHESAVAFVDSINSIGLEDGNSKVKVKARLSNPLPKTQAVKGGMCGGFRIGRGGGSGIFPRSGRGFGRGGDHFNRANFQPHRHFYRGGRGQTGRMGFQNEYDFDYPYEFHGRGGRRGSFRGGRYGFDGGAPVAAPPSRPYTNRPWHDAPDRGYGMHIPPRMHPYSPGPGHLDGPFMGVHFDDPYFYDDNAHGIKRPFHMRDYDHDYSEPSSRRPRLDYTDPAASFRGNHYRDTYGAGSSAYPHDYYGPEYNSGPYSSYYGSNYSYGGGRYC comes from the exons ATGAGACCTCGCAAGGCAGACGCCTCCAAACCGCCGACCGCTAAGAAAACGCCGCCGGCGAGGAAAACCGCCACTAGGCCACAGCCGGCGGCTTACCCGCCGGACTTAGAAGTGGACACTCCGAAAACCGTCGAAACAAAGCGCGCTTGTGCCGGCCGGGTGAAGCAGGCCAAGAAGAACGAAACGACACCGCCTGCTGATTCGAAGTCCCCCAAACCATCAG TAGCTGAGGGGACTGAGGGATCAGCTGGTACTGCTAAGGTGGCACCGGCGGCGAAAGTTGGTGTGGCGAGAAAAGTACCTGCGAAAAGGTCGCCGGTGAAACTTAAGACATCAGCTAAATCTGTTTCACCTCTGACACCGAAATTGGGGGGATCGGGGAAGGGGGAACTAGATGCAGTGAACAAGGGGCAGGCGGCAGATGGTAGTGATGTGGAAGTCACAGAGAAGAAACCGGTTGCTGAGAATGTTGGGGAGTCTGCAAAGAAGGGCGAAAGCGTTGTGGAAGTTGAAGTAAGCACTGTTGAGAATGTTGGAGAGCCTgcaacaatcaaacaaacaatcgTTGAAGTAAAAGTAAACTCAGATGAAGTTGAAGAGGATCCCGAAGAGGAAGAGGATCCTGTTGAGGAGGAGGATCCTATCGAGGAAGAGGATTCCGTTGAGGCAGTAGAATCAGTAGCTGGGGAGATTTCAGAGTCTTCTGAGATAGCTTGTGATATAAAAGAGGGAGTGGAAGTGATTGAGGAAGAGGGTCCTATCAAGGAAGAGGATCCCATTGAGGCAGAAAAATCTTTAGTTGCGGAGGTTTCAAAGTATTCTGAGAACGAACCAGCTCGTGATGTAAAAGAGGGAGTGGAAGTGAAAGAAGACCATAAGGAGAAGTTGGAGAGAGTAGATGTGAAAGGAGATCAGGAGGAGTCAGTGGATGATGGAGATGAAGTCGAGACCTGTGTTGAGGCTACTAACAAGGTAGAAAATGCCAAAGAGGGGTTACAAGGAGAAGATATTGAGCGTGCTAAAGAGGTGTTTAATGGTGATGAGCAGATGGAAGATTATGGTGAAAAATTGGATCTGGGAGAACATGTAGAGGAGGAACTTCCTGAGGATGATGCAGAGGATCCTGCAGAAGAAACTGAGAGATTGGCTGATGAACATAAGGAATTTACAGCCATTGCAAATGAACGCAAGATGAGGAAAGAACGTGAGATATTTCTTGGTGGGCTTGATCGGGATGCTGTGGAGGAAGATGTGAGAAGGGTCTTCGAGAGGATTGGAGGGATAGTTGAAGTTAGGTTACACAAGAATCCTTCATCTAATAAGAACAAGGGTTATgcatttgtggagtttgaaaatAAGGAGTATGCAAGGCGGGCTTTGTCTGAAATGAAAAACCCTGTT ATACGGGGGAGGCGATGTGGGACAGCACCTAGTGAGGACAATGACACATTGTTTGTGGGTAATATATGCAATACCTGGACAAAGGAAGCT ATTAAACAGAAACTGAAGGATTATGGTGTGGAAGGTGTTGAGAATATAAATCTTGTCCCAGATGTTCAAAGTGATGGGTTGAGCCGTGGTTTTGCATTTATTGAATTCTCTTGTCATGGTGAAGCTATGCTTGCATACAAGAGGCTTCAGCAGCCCGATGCTATATTTGGCCACACTGAAAGAACTGCCAAAGTGGCTTTTGCTGAACCTATACGTGAGCCTGACCCAGAGATCATGTCCCAAGTGAAGTCCGTATTTGTGGATGGGCTTCCACCTCATTGGGATGAGGACAaagttagagagcaatttaaATGCTATGGAGAAATCTTACGCGTTGTTCTGGCTCGGAATATGTCTACAGCCAAGCGGAGGGATTTTGGATTTGTTGATTTCTCTACCCATGAATCTGCTGTGGCCTTTGTTGATAGTATAAATAGCATAGGACTGGAGGATGGGAATTCAAAG GTAAAAGTGAAAGCAAGACTTTCAAATCCTTTGCCTAAAACTCAGGCTGTGAAGGGTGGAATGTGCGGTGGATTTCGAATTGGTCGTGGTGGTGGTAGTGGGATCTTTCCAAGATCTG GACGGGGTTTTGGTCGTGGTGGAGATCATTTCAACCGTGCAAATTTCCAACCCCACAGACATTTCTATCGTGGTGGACGTGGTCAAACTGGCAGGATGGGTTTCCAGAATGAATATGACTTCGATTACCCATACGAGTTTCATGGACGAG GGGGAAGAAGGGGCTCTTTCAGGGGTGGCCGTTATGGATTTGATGGAGGTGCTCCAGTTGCTGCACCACCATCAAGACCCTACACAAATCGACCTTGGCATGATGCCCCTGATAGAGGCTATGGTATGCATATTCCTCCTAGGATGCATCCATATTCTCCAGGTCCAGGACATCTTGATGGACCATTCATGGGGGTTCATTTTGATGATCCTTATTTTTATGATGATAACGCACATGGAATAAAACGTCCATTTCATATGAGA GACTATGATCATGACTACTCGGAGCCTAGTAGTCGTCGCCCACGGTTGGATTACACTGATCCAGCAGCTTCGTTTCGAGGAAACCATTATAGGG ATACGTATGGAGCTGGCAGCAGTGCCTACCCTCATGATTATTATGGTCCCGAA TATAATTCTGGTCCATATTCATCTTATTACGGGAGCAATTACTCATATGGAGGTGGCCGCTACTGTTAG
- the LOC126588712 gene encoding histone H1-like codes for MSATEEVQVPAVMDPPPTEAAATEEPKKEEKPVRQTKPRTPKERKPQQPKPKTKTAAHPPYFQMIKEALLALNEKSGASPYAIAKHMEEKHKAVLPANFRKTLALQLKNSAARGKLIKIRASYKLSEAGQKEKSAPKTAAVAKPKSEKKTKTTSSGKKPGRKNKKSAAAKPKQPKSIKSSAAKKSMKSAA; via the exons ATGTCAGCCACCGAAGAAGTTCAAGTTCCTGCCGTCATGGACCCGCCGCCAACGGAGGCTGCAGCGACGGAGGAGcccaagaaggaagaaaagccGGTTAGGCAGACGAAACCCAGGACTCCGAAAGAGAGGAAGCCACAACagcccaaacccaaaaccaaaaccgccGCTCATCCTCCCTACTTTCAG ATGATCAAAGAGGCACTTTTGGCTCTGAACGAGAAGAGCGGGGCGAGTCCGTACGCCATAGCAAAGCACATGGAGGAGAAGCACAAGGCGGTGTTGCCGGCGAATTTCAGGAAGACTCTGGCTCTGCAGCTGAAGAACTCGGCGGCGAGAGGGAAGCTGATCAAGATCAGGGCCTCGTACAAGCTCTCGGAAGCGGGGCAGAAGGAGAAATCCGCACCCAAAACAGCCGCCGTTGCGAAACCAAAATCGGAGAAGAAGACCAAAACGACCTCGTCTGGTAAGAAGCCGGGAAGGAAGAACAAGAAGTCGGCCGCAGCCAAGCCGAAGCAGCCCAAATCGATCAAGAGCTCTGCTGCTAAGAAATCTATGAAGTCTGCTGCTTGa